A stretch of Methanospirillum lacunae DNA encodes these proteins:
- a CDS encoding winged helix-turn-helix transcriptional regulator — translation MESSVKHEIKSKCLVELFIETLGSKWKILIIWHLRNSPLRFTDLQKKMHNVNSNTLTFNLRELENQKIITRTIFPEIPPRVEYALTEHGKALFPVFDAIRVWGAEYLESEGMTMDVC, via the coding sequence GTGGAATCATCGGTAAAACATGAAATTAAATCAAAATGCCTGGTTGAATTGTTTATTGAAACTCTTGGGAGCAAATGGAAGATCCTCATCATCTGGCACCTTCGAAATTCCCCGCTGAGATTTACTGACCTCCAGAAAAAGATGCATAATGTGAATTCAAATACCCTCACCTTCAATCTCCGCGAACTTGAAAATCAGAAGATCATTACACGAACCATATTTCCTGAAATCCCTCCCCGGGTAGAATATGCCCTGACTGAACATGGAAAAGCCCTCTTTCCGGTGTTTGATGCTATCAGAGTCTGGGGGGCTGAGTATCTGGAGTCTGAAGGAATGACAATGGATGTCTGTTAA
- a CDS encoding DUF1847 domain-containing protein, translated as MDKNSPQCAKCQMMRCGSQDKTGGVPSSCPTVRYADLIEEVKEKYQLSENQAVIQGWYTLMSTILDPQKPREKLSWTRVDEIMEYAKIRGMTKIGIATCYALMFESKLLTDILEINGFRVVSVSCLCGEIDPESMGMHGPVFCNPILQAEVLNKEKTELNIMVGLCVGHDILFLRYCTGETTPLIVKDRALGHNPVAALYMSQNAFYRDRFIRNRS; from the coding sequence ATGGATAAAAATAGCCCTCAATGTGCCAAGTGTCAGATGATGAGATGTGGGTCTCAGGATAAGACCGGTGGTGTCCCATCCTCCTGTCCAACAGTCCGGTATGCAGATCTCATCGAAGAAGTAAAAGAAAAATACCAGCTCTCTGAAAACCAGGCCGTTATCCAGGGGTGGTATACATTGATGAGTACTATCCTGGATCCTCAAAAACCACGTGAGAAACTATCCTGGACAAGAGTCGATGAGATCATGGAGTATGCGAAAATCCGGGGCATGACAAAAATCGGGATTGCGACGTGTTATGCACTGATGTTTGAATCGAAGTTGCTGACAGATATTCTGGAGATAAACGGGTTTCGGGTTGTTTCAGTCTCATGTCTCTGTGGAGAGATAGATCCAGAAAGCATGGGAATGCACGGGCCAGTGTTTTGTAACCCAATATTGCAGGCAGAAGTACTGAATAAAGAAAAAACCGAGTTAAACATCATGGTAGGCCTGTGTGTCGGTCATGATATTCTGTTTCTCCGGTATTGTACTGGAGAAACAACACCTTTGATTGTCAAAGACCGGGCACTGGGTCATAATCCCGTTGCTGCTTTATATATGAGCCAAAATGCATTTTACCGGGATCGATTCATACGGAACCGTTCATGA
- a CDS encoding PAS domain S-box protein, producing the protein MQMSLFISGVVISDERPLMPVIPRFHKNYSYIVNIGLIIFIILVLIQALCPVVSAEDPTHFQNTSPVLDHPKKTILFVSDTSNKYPIFQLWEKGLAQGLAKEKDFTIDLVVEPLDIIRYKDPVYIDQMITLYQYKLEKLKPDAIFTFNQESLDILRRTNSTYIQNIPIITTRMNGTDNPPNILLIPSFPIFFNQTIEMALSLLPDTRHVYIIAGNNPSDNADTLQVKQSIDQMELKVPVEYLTNLTLEELEQRVSSLPDKSIIYYIRYSGDSQGNYYIPTDIVSKIREITDVPIFGGTDTYIGKGIVGGYIPSTPIRGEMVAQTIIDYLHGKTPGDSYFRPSEYMQYVFDWREIKRLGINQSNLPKNAQILYKEDNIYEKYYGPILLVIFIIFVESLLITGLLINRRNRILAERNLKESEERFRVLVEQAPEAITVIDIENNQFINANRNAERLFGYNRDEILKHGLNLLCPPDSTDSIQINRSIQDKMEKVMSGEEVIFEQTIRSIDGVSTPCEIRFVKLPSQKAQLIRASYIDISSYKQTEAELEHRVQTRTNELQIAQEAFKQANIKLNLLSRITRHDILNGVTALLGYLEMSRDLKPSEQIDEYLKSCLNITKIIQSQIDFTSVYDNIGTESPKWQNIELILEKIKSNFSTQLNFHGNVHGIEIYADPLLEKVFFTFIENTIRHSVHATDIWASYELNNTDLIIRYEDNGIGVPNSDKKKIFKRGFGKNTGFGLFISQEILAITQLNIEENGEEGKGVRFEITVPQKQYKL; encoded by the coding sequence ATGCAAATGTCCTTGTTTATATCTGGGGTAGTTATTTCTGATGAACGACCGCTAATGCCAGTAATACCCAGGTTTCACAAGAATTATTCTTATATTGTCAATATCGGACTCATTATCTTTATCATTTTGGTTTTGATACAGGCATTATGTCCTGTAGTATCTGCAGAAGATCCAACTCACTTTCAAAACACATCACCAGTTTTAGATCATCCTAAAAAAACTATCCTCTTTGTAAGCGATACATCAAATAAATACCCTATATTCCAACTTTGGGAAAAGGGACTGGCACAAGGACTAGCAAAAGAGAAGGACTTTACAATTGATCTTGTTGTTGAACCCCTGGATATCATCCGATATAAGGACCCCGTATATATTGATCAGATGATCACTCTCTATCAATATAAACTTGAAAAGTTGAAACCCGATGCCATATTTACATTTAATCAAGAATCACTGGATATTTTACGTCGCACAAATAGTACATACATACAAAACATTCCCATTATCACCACTCGGATGAATGGTACAGATAATCCACCAAATATCCTCCTTATCCCATCATTTCCCATTTTTTTTAACCAAACCATCGAAATGGCTCTCTCACTCTTACCTGATACCAGGCATGTTTACATCATCGCTGGAAATAACCCATCAGACAATGCTGATACCCTTCAAGTAAAACAGTCAATCGATCAAATGGAACTGAAAGTTCCTGTTGAGTATTTAACAAATCTTACACTTGAAGAGTTAGAACAGCGGGTATCCAGTCTGCCAGATAAGTCAATTATCTATTATATAAGATATTCAGGTGATTCACAGGGCAATTATTACATCCCTACAGATATTGTTAGCAAAATCAGGGAGATAACAGATGTTCCGATATTTGGCGGAACTGATACATATATTGGTAAAGGAATCGTAGGGGGTTATATCCCCAGTACTCCCATTAGGGGAGAAATGGTTGCACAGACCATTATTGATTATTTACATGGTAAAACTCCAGGAGATTCATATTTCCGTCCTTCTGAATATATGCAATATGTTTTCGACTGGAGGGAGATCAAACGGCTTGGGATTAATCAATCAAATCTCCCAAAAAATGCTCAGATATTGTATAAAGAAGACAATATCTACGAGAAATATTACGGCCCCATCCTTCTGGTCATTTTTATCATTTTCGTAGAGTCACTTCTCATAACCGGGCTTCTCATCAATCGAAGAAATCGTATTCTGGCAGAACGAAATCTCAAAGAAAGTGAAGAAAGGTTCCGTGTTCTTGTAGAACAGGCACCTGAAGCCATTACCGTGATTGATATTGAGAATAACCAGTTTATTAATGCAAATAGGAATGCTGAACGATTATTTGGATATAATCGGGATGAAATACTCAAACATGGCCTGAACCTGCTTTGTCCCCCTGACTCAACAGACTCCATACAGATCAACCGAAGTATACAAGACAAGATGGAAAAAGTAATGAGTGGGGAAGAAGTCATTTTTGAGCAGACTATCAGGAGTATAGATGGCGTCAGCACTCCCTGCGAAATTAGATTTGTCAAACTCCCTTCTCAAAAAGCACAATTAATCAGGGCTAGTTATATCGATATCTCCAGTTATAAACAGACAGAGGCAGAACTTGAACATCGGGTACAAACCCGAACAAATGAGTTACAAATCGCTCAGGAAGCATTCAAACAGGCCAATATCAAGTTGAATCTGCTTTCAAGAATTACGAGGCATGATATCCTGAACGGGGTTACCGCTCTACTTGGATATCTTGAGATGTCCCGTGATTTGAAGCCAAGTGAACAAATTGATGAGTACCTGAAGAGTTGTCTCAATATCACGAAGATTATTCAGAGCCAGATTGATTTCACCAGTGTTTATGATAACATCGGAACAGAATCCCCTAAATGGCAGAATATTGAATTAATTCTGGAAAAAATTAAGAGTAATTTTTCAACTCAACTCAATTTCCATGGTAATGTACATGGTATTGAGATCTATGCAGATCCGCTCCTGGAGAAGGTATTTTTCACATTTATTGAGAATACTATCAGACATAGTGTACATGCAACAGACATATGGGCATCATATGAATTGAACAATACCGATCTCATCATACGGTATGAGGATAATGGCATTGGGGTGCCAAATTCAGATAAAAAGAAGATATTTAAACGAGGTTTTGGAAAAAACACGGGATTTGGACTTTTCATATCTCAGGAGATACTTGCCATTACACAATTAAACATTGAAGAGAATGGCGAAGAAGGTAAAGGAGTACGATTTGAAATTACTGTCCCACAAAAACAGTATAAACTCTGA
- a CDS encoding C1 family peptidase — MTIKITTNPIQSGQVIHRKKFPFNERVISKCLVVFILFILSGCILLVVSPAAAQNPDNNNTSGSNFSLNGLSQGLQTNNSSIVPQISNHTNASSIPESQEDVSEQTIHNCVNCTTSNELYTSWDKMPRISQNEETEKIDAINKNITRERRDWVAGHTSVSNLTPKAFNQLLGFKLPAELNNTFSSNLTVSTEAADDVSFSSLPSSFTWRDNGGDYTTPVRSQGSCGSCWAFASTAVFESFYERLYQNPSLNPDFSEQYLVSCSDAGSCAGGYNAIRYFIDYSGGGGVGTVLESVYPYTASDSTCINLNGYTRYKAPSGTFSSGATFPSVTQLKRYLYTYGPLLISLGVDSSFSAYTGGIYSSSYSGEVNHVVLLVGWGTTSSGSTYWICKNSWGSGWGESGFFRILDGSNYIGTYIAYMGYSSLTKPTVSSITPPTGTTGTTISITNLSGSNFYTDSHITLTKSGYTTIDATDESLSSTMKMTGKIDLSGAVPGSRNVVVTNSDGTTGTLTNGFTILPNISARFFGVPETSVYPYTVHFYDVSEGNPISRIWNFGDGNTSTEKNVTHTYTKVGNSTITLTVYDGY; from the coding sequence ATGACCATCAAAATAACCACAAATCCCATTCAGAGTGGGCAGGTAATCCATAGAAAAAAATTCCCCTTCAATGAAAGAGTAATATCAAAATGTTTAGTTGTTTTTATACTCTTTATCCTTTCAGGCTGCATACTCCTTGTAGTATCTCCAGCAGCGGCACAAAACCCGGATAATAATAATACATCAGGAAGCAATTTCAGTTTGAATGGTTTATCACAGGGTCTTCAGACAAACAATTCATCCATTGTCCCCCAGATTTCAAATCATACCAATGCTTCATCAATACCAGAATCACAGGAGGATGTTTCTGAACAGACAATTCACAACTGTGTAAATTGCACGACCAGTAATGAATTGTACACCAGTTGGGATAAAATGCCCCGGATTAGTCAGAACGAAGAGACAGAGAAAATTGATGCGATAAATAAGAATATTACCAGGGAACGGAGGGACTGGGTGGCCGGTCATACTTCGGTCTCAAACCTGACACCAAAAGCATTCAACCAGTTACTGGGATTTAAACTTCCAGCAGAACTGAATAACACATTCTCCTCAAACTTAACCGTATCAACAGAGGCTGCAGATGATGTATCTTTTAGTTCACTCCCATCCTCTTTCACCTGGAGGGATAATGGTGGTGATTATACAACACCAGTCCGTAGTCAGGGTTCCTGTGGTTCCTGTTGGGCATTTGCCTCAACGGCAGTATTTGAATCATTTTATGAACGCCTATACCAAAACCCATCATTAAATCCTGATTTTTCAGAACAGTACCTGGTGAGTTGTTCAGATGCAGGATCATGTGCTGGGGGATATAATGCAATCAGATACTTCATTGACTATTCAGGAGGCGGAGGAGTCGGGACTGTCCTGGAGTCTGTCTATCCCTATACAGCATCCGATTCAACGTGTATTAATTTGAATGGGTATACCCGATATAAGGCACCAAGCGGAACATTCTCAAGTGGGGCAACATTCCCCTCTGTTACTCAACTGAAGCGGTATTTGTATACCTACGGCCCTCTCCTGATTTCTCTTGGAGTAGATAGTTCCTTTAGTGCATACACCGGGGGGATATACTCCAGTTCATATAGCGGAGAAGTCAATCATGTTGTCCTTCTTGTTGGATGGGGAACAACAAGCAGTGGTTCTACGTATTGGATCTGTAAAAACTCCTGGGGATCAGGATGGGGGGAATCTGGTTTTTTCAGGATTCTTGATGGTTCAAACTATATTGGCACGTATATTGCCTATATGGGATATTCCTCCCTGACTAAACCGACAGTTTCATCAATCACACCACCCACAGGAACCACGGGAACAACAATATCAATAACAAATCTTTCTGGTTCGAATTTTTATACTGATTCTCATATAACGCTGACTAAATCAGGATATACTACCATTGATGCCACCGATGAATCATTAAGCTCAACAATGAAAATGACAGGGAAGATAGATCTTTCAGGGGCAGTCCCTGGTTCCAGGAATGTAGTGGTGACCAACTCAGATGGAACGACCGGGACACTGACTAACGGGTTTACCATACTCCCAAATATTTCTGCACGATTTTTCGGTGTTCCCGAGACCAGCGTCTATCCCTATACTGTGCATTTTTATGATGTATCTGAAGGTAATCCAATCTCCCGGATTTGGAATTTCGGTGATGGAAATACCTCGACCGAAAAAAATGTCACCCATACATACACGAAGGTAGGAAACTCTACAATCACCTTAACTGTGTATGATGGATATTAA
- a CDS encoding response regulator, which translates to MDEFASSRDFLYPMHMYDRIHPFPQFHLLIVDDDEEILFITKRLLERFSIFVIDTACSAQIGLEKLKECRYDVIMSDYEMPVVNGIAFLETIRYRGDTTPFVIHSHKTEAEIKSIHTISEKILFLEKGTEPRCMYDTLIGCINRRLSYE; encoded by the coding sequence ATGGATGAATTTGCATCTTCCAGGGATTTCCTGTATCCAATGCATATGTATGACCGTATTCATCCGTTCCCTCAGTTTCACCTTCTCATTGTTGATGATGACGAAGAGATTCTCTTTATAACAAAACGTTTACTTGAACGTTTCAGCATTTTTGTGATAGATACTGCCTGTTCAGCTCAAATAGGTCTTGAAAAATTAAAGGAGTGCAGGTATGATGTCATCATGTCAGACTATGAAATGCCAGTGGTAAATGGAATTGCATTTTTAGAAACTATCAGGTATAGAGGTGATACAACTCCATTTGTCATTCATTCACACAAAACCGAGGCTGAAATTAAAAGTATTCACACAATATCAGAGAAAATACTGTTTCTGGAGAAAGGGACAGAACCTCGGTGCATGTATGATACATTGATAGGGTGTATTAATCGTCGGTTATCCTATGAATGA
- a CDS encoding PAS domain-containing protein has product MNRHTVARKLDCLEILGRVRKIEIGNAKKYFATKAVQISSIIDISTDLIFILNESWEIQYVNQAAQNFFEISHTMVGGKRFDLLNLEIFSYPEIIRELKRFSFERVSRVRVPHTIHDETQWYEISLMNISLRPGSVSIALIASNITKEYQTEQRLRENEAMYRSLFQYAPIAINEADLSQVKIYLDNLEKTGVNNIRSFMDTHPEVLKDCMNLIRINNINQKSLTDFDNIYISQKNVLSYLYPYYTPDTLDNFKDLFITLKNGSEYAHFYSEIISITGKIWYFSNYVSVASPDHDLSRVYISYLDITKQKNDHLQVLKTNKELIDVSEEIIARDREIKELINKQQTEIHKLRTFHSLFSDILHATNLPILIWDSSLTIIWISVTLENLCGYKELHLLGKPIWKLFPKSLQTYQTQLISNSPNKDEIGLVITLTDKSGKEKMCHWKCIKKIAIPDSNEMSGAILKEIS; this is encoded by the coding sequence ATGAACCGCCATACTGTTGCAAGAAAACTTGATTGCCTGGAGATACTCGGGAGGGTTAGAAAGATAGAAATTGGAAATGCCAAAAAGTATTTTGCAACCAAGGCAGTTCAAATCTCCAGTATCATAGATATCAGTACTGACCTCATCTTTATACTCAATGAATCCTGGGAGATTCAATATGTGAATCAGGCTGCACAGAACTTTTTTGAAATATCTCATACGATGGTGGGAGGAAAACGGTTTGATCTCCTCAATCTTGAGATCTTTTCATACCCTGAAATTATAAGAGAATTAAAACGGTTTTCATTCGAGAGAGTATCCAGAGTTCGTGTTCCTCATACAATACATGATGAAACGCAGTGGTATGAAATCTCTCTTATGAACATCTCACTCAGACCAGGATCAGTGTCTATCGCCTTGATTGCTTCCAACATAACAAAGGAGTATCAGACTGAACAAAGGCTTCGTGAAAATGAGGCTATGTATAGATCCCTTTTTCAGTATGCACCCATAGCAATAAACGAAGCAGATTTATCCCAGGTTAAAATATACCTTGACAATCTTGAAAAAACAGGGGTCAATAACATCAGGTCTTTTATGGATACGCATCCTGAAGTTCTGAAAGATTGTATGAACCTGATACGTATTAATAATATTAATCAAAAAAGTTTAACCGATTTTGATAACATCTATATAAGCCAAAAAAATGTGTTATCCTATCTGTACCCGTATTACACTCCTGATACACTGGACAACTTCAAAGATTTATTTATAACTCTGAAAAATGGGTCGGAATATGCACATTTTTACTCAGAAATCATCAGCATAACAGGGAAAATCTGGTATTTTTCAAATTATGTTTCGGTTGCATCTCCTGATCATGATCTTTCACGAGTATATATTTCATATCTGGATATTACCAAACAGAAAAATGATCATCTTCAGGTACTCAAAACAAATAAAGAACTCATTGATGTTAGTGAAGAGATAATAGCAAGAGATCGTGAGATAAAGGAACTCATCAATAAACAACAGACAGAGATACATAAATTAAGAACCTTTCATTCACTTTTCTCAGACATTCTCCATGCAACCAACCTCCCTATCCTTATCTGGGATTCATCCCTGACAATTATCTGGATTAGTGTAACATTGGAGAATCTCTGCGGATACAAGGAATTACATCTCTTAGGAAAACCAATATGGAAATTATTCCCCAAGTCCCTCCAGACTTACCAGACTCAACTGATATCAAATTCTCCCAATAAAGATGAGATAGGGCTTGTCATAACCTTGACAGATAAATCAGGAAAAGAGAAAATGTGCCACTGGAAATGTATCAAAAAAATAGCAATACCAGATTCCAATGAAATGTCAGGAGCTATCCTGAAGGAAATTTCCTGA
- a CDS encoding methyl-accepting chemotaxis protein codes for MIHIDDLTLRKKLFILVAFSIIVIVIVGVLGVYSTQQANSQMEELYQNKYYHSTVALNTYSEMLSYAIAAYQMSLEPNLTKKKDIITTQVDPKVISYQKLLDEYKSVQMTGDEEQVFNDLKQGSSEYFSAASQINQLRLEGKDDEANAKYSQVAIPPRMKAYGKLQELIQLNNQSAYKSYSDSHSIYESLIVTTIIITIICSILLLFISWFIIRNLTRRCNALFQGMKEIGDGNLSYRINIIGNDEISQIGRSFNTMAERIQADNNEIKRNMEMSKQTNAAIMKTAHDIKCGILDTKIEAQNFDGEYLVTVQNVNDLLDTVTKPVNETLRVAERYAHVDFSARFDESLQVEGDFLVLKEKINQIGIHVGTELGAAIRDVTHEINTLSATSQEVTEHVDQVTTEFTSVMQNSASVSTNAETNLDSVEHVMSAMDELASSVSTIASKVEMVNRISQEANVISSNGISQVAIAEDGIKGIHSAVSDVDTIINEITEQMNEIGNIVEIISDIADQTNLLALNAAIEAARAGDAGKGFAVVANEVKVLAQQSQNSSENIAAIISSFQKQSEHAASAMNLATSEVGKGSKAITDSINNFHSIAGQVRKISDHMTEIADLTEEGTAAAQKITASITEVDSLSREMVTDAKGVVAASERSSSGIHQVSTVVRNLSIIATRINESMSRLNA; via the coding sequence ATGATCCATATCGATGATCTGACATTACGGAAAAAACTCTTCATTTTGGTAGCTTTTTCCATTATTGTCATCGTTATTGTCGGGGTACTCGGAGTATACTCTACCCAGCAAGCAAACTCACAGATGGAGGAACTGTACCAAAACAAATATTATCATTCTACAGTTGCGCTCAATACCTATTCTGAAATGCTTTCATATGCGATTGCTGCCTATCAAATGTCCTTGGAACCAAACCTGACCAAAAAGAAGGATATCATTACCACTCAGGTCGATCCTAAAGTTATCTCATATCAGAAACTGTTGGATGAGTATAAATCTGTTCAAATGACCGGTGATGAGGAACAAGTCTTCAACGATCTTAAGCAAGGCTCATCAGAATATTTCTCTGCAGCTTCCCAGATAAACCAACTCAGACTTGAAGGGAAAGATGATGAAGCAAATGCAAAGTATTCTCAGGTAGCGATTCCACCACGGATGAAAGCCTATGGAAAACTTCAGGAATTGATTCAACTCAACAATCAGAGTGCATACAAGAGTTATAGTGACAGTCATTCCATATACGAATCGTTAATAGTCACAACCATCATCATAACCATCATCTGCTCAATACTTCTCCTATTTATCTCCTGGTTCATTATCCGTAATCTCACACGAAGATGCAATGCTCTTTTCCAGGGTATGAAAGAGATAGGGGACGGAAATCTCTCATACAGGATTAATATTATCGGAAATGATGAAATCTCCCAGATTGGAAGATCGTTTAATACTATGGCCGAGCGGATTCAGGCAGACAATAACGAAATTAAACGAAATATGGAGATGTCAAAGCAGACCAATGCAGCGATTATGAAAACGGCTCATGACATAAAATGCGGGATTCTGGATACAAAAATTGAGGCACAGAATTTTGATGGAGAATATCTTGTTACAGTGCAAAATGTAAATGATTTGCTTGATACTGTAACCAAGCCGGTCAATGAAACTCTGAGGGTAGCAGAACGGTATGCACATGTAGATTTTAGCGCACGATTTGATGAATCCCTACAAGTAGAGGGAGATTTCCTGGTGCTCAAAGAAAAGATAAATCAGATTGGTATTCATGTTGGAACTGAACTCGGAGCAGCAATCAGGGACGTAACACATGAAATCAATACATTGAGTGCGACTTCCCAGGAAGTCACAGAACATGTTGATCAGGTGACAACAGAGTTCACCTCAGTTATGCAGAACTCAGCATCAGTCAGTACGAATGCTGAAACCAATCTTGATTCTGTAGAGCATGTCATGAGTGCAATGGATGAACTGGCATCATCCGTTTCTACAATAGCATCCAAAGTTGAGATGGTAAACCGGATAAGTCAGGAAGCGAATGTCATTTCATCCAATGGAATCTCCCAGGTAGCTATTGCTGAAGATGGGATCAAAGGGATTCATAGTGCAGTGAGTGATGTGGATACTATCATCAATGAAATAACAGAGCAAATGAATGAAATCGGAAATATTGTTGAAATTATCAGTGATATTGCTGACCAGACGAATCTTCTTGCGTTAAATGCTGCAATTGAGGCTGCCCGTGCTGGAGATGCTGGAAAAGGATTTGCCGTAGTCGCAAATGAGGTCAAAGTTCTTGCTCAGCAGTCTCAAAACTCATCAGAAAATATTGCAGCAATCATATCATCATTTCAAAAGCAGTCTGAACATGCAGCGAGTGCCATGAATCTGGCAACTTCTGAAGTAGGAAAAGGCTCTAAGGCTATCACTGATTCTATCAATAATTTCCATAGTATAGCAGGACAGGTCAGGAAAATTTCAGATCATATGACCGAAATTGCGGATCTGACCGAAGAAGGAACTGCTGCAGCTCAAAAGATCACCGCCAGTATTACCGAAGTGGATAGTCTTTCAAGAGAGATGGTCACCGATGCAAAAGGAGTTGTTGCTGCATCAGAGAGATCATCGTCTGGTATTCACCAGGTCTCCACGGTGGTGCGAAATCTCTCAATTATTGCAACCCGGATAAATGAATCCATGTCAAGGCTCAATGCCTGA